One Mycolicibacterium goodii genomic region harbors:
- a CDS encoding acyl-CoA synthetase, with amino-acid sequence MSVSFDLSTVFSTVAASVPEQTFMVWRDRRFTYAQFEARVDGFARFLVSAGLGLHTERDALEGHESGQDHLGIYLRNGNEYLEAMIGGYRARVAPFNVSYRYVEEELLYLLTDSRARALVYNAEFAPRVAAIRDRLPNLAVLIQVADDSGNELLPGAVDYDAILTTPEPENGMPTPSGDDLYILYTGGTTGMPKGVLWRQHDIFLSSMGGRPFGAENFLSSYEELAEKARASAGAMSMLMIPPFMHGAAQWASYTAITMAGKLVIPDDVVRLRPDEVLRLAERERVMSIPVVGDAIARPLVDEIETGRYDLSGLVTISNGGAPLSPTVRSRILAALPHLLLLDAVGASESGAQMSAYTTTGAETQAATFTPQPDTAVVSEDLTRVLGPGEGGGWLARRDLIPLGYLGDREKTARTFPTIGGVRWSVPGDRANVLPDGRIQLLGRDSVTINSGGEKIFVEEVERAIAAHPAIYDVVVVGRPSERWGSEVVAVVQFAEGASATDEELVEVCKRSIASYKVPKAFIRSAGIMRSPAGKADYRWAKEVATAAVTS; translated from the coding sequence ATGAGTGTCTCGTTCGATCTGTCCACGGTTTTTTCCACGGTCGCCGCGTCGGTCCCCGAACAGACCTTCATGGTGTGGCGTGACCGCCGGTTTACCTACGCCCAGTTCGAGGCCCGCGTCGACGGTTTCGCGCGATTTCTCGTCTCGGCCGGACTCGGCCTGCACACCGAACGCGACGCGCTCGAGGGCCACGAATCCGGACAGGACCACCTCGGGATCTACCTGCGCAACGGCAACGAGTACCTCGAGGCGATGATCGGCGGCTACCGGGCACGCGTCGCCCCGTTCAACGTCAGCTACCGCTACGTCGAAGAGGAACTGCTCTATCTGCTCACCGATTCGCGCGCGCGTGCCCTGGTCTACAACGCCGAGTTCGCGCCGCGGGTCGCCGCGATCCGCGACCGGTTGCCCAACCTGGCGGTGCTCATCCAGGTGGCCGACGATTCTGGTAACGAATTGCTGCCCGGCGCAGTCGATTACGACGCCATCCTGACCACCCCGGAACCTGAGAACGGGATGCCGACGCCGTCGGGTGACGACCTCTACATCCTCTACACCGGCGGCACCACCGGCATGCCCAAGGGCGTGCTGTGGCGTCAGCACGACATATTCCTGTCGTCGATGGGAGGTCGCCCCTTCGGCGCCGAGAACTTCCTGAGCTCGTACGAGGAACTCGCCGAGAAAGCCCGCGCCTCGGCGGGTGCGATGTCGATGCTCATGATCCCGCCGTTCATGCACGGCGCGGCGCAGTGGGCCTCCTACACCGCGATCACCATGGCCGGAAAGCTGGTCATCCCCGACGACGTGGTGCGCCTGCGACCCGACGAGGTGTTGCGACTCGCCGAACGTGAACGGGTGATGAGCATTCCGGTCGTCGGTGACGCCATCGCGCGCCCCCTGGTCGATGAGATAGAGACCGGCAGGTACGACCTGTCCGGTCTGGTCACCATCAGCAACGGCGGCGCACCGCTGTCGCCGACCGTGCGGTCCCGGATCCTCGCGGCCCTGCCACATCTGCTGCTGCTCGACGCGGTGGGCGCGTCGGAGTCGGGTGCGCAGATGAGCGCGTACACCACCACCGGCGCCGAGACCCAGGCCGCGACGTTCACCCCACAACCTGACACCGCCGTGGTGTCCGAGGATCTCACCCGCGTGCTCGGCCCAGGCGAGGGCGGCGGCTGGCTGGCCCGGCGCGATCTGATCCCGCTCGGCTACCTGGGTGACCGGGAGAAGACCGCGCGCACCTTCCCCACCATCGGGGGGGTGCGCTGGTCGGTGCCCGGTGACCGGGCAAACGTCTTGCCAGACGGACGGATTCAGCTGCTGGGCCGCGATTCGGTCACCATCAACTCCGGCGGCGAGAAGATCTTCGTCGAGGAGGTCGAGCGGGCCATCGCCGCACACCCGGCGATCTACGACGTGGTCGTGGTGGGCCGGCCGTCGGAACGCTGGGGCAGCGAGGTGGTGGCGGTCGTCCAGTTCGCCGAGGGCGCCAGCGCCACCGACGAGGAACTCGTCGAGGTGTGCAAGCGTTCGATCGCGAGCTACAAGGTCCCCAAGGCGTTCATCCGGTCGGCCGGGATCATGCGCTCCCCCGCGGGCAAGGCCGACTACCGGTGGGCCAAGGAGGTTGCCACGGCGGCCGTCACGTCCTGA
- a CDS encoding nuclear transport factor 2 family protein: MGLTRAELLTAVERSPQAAAAHDRAGWVNLFADGGQVEDPVGSRPHRGAAEIAQFYDTFIGPRDITFHRDVDIVAGSTVIRDLELEVAMGPADGAPVTMRIPAYLRYALQPSPEPSSRGPRIAELQAYWELPAMVVRFLRHGTRAIPAGLQLAGALLRNQGPVGAVGFAAGFRGVGARPPSQGRRRFIGLLDDLCAGDEVSVRRRLGRGARVVSGEDTPLGASKLTALTAGASWRKVIVSGSAAVAGLDTESGRSVLIAELTPVAIRRVRYFTDDIGS, translated from the coding sequence ATGGGCCTCACACGTGCCGAGCTGTTGACCGCGGTCGAACGATCGCCGCAGGCCGCGGCCGCGCACGACCGGGCGGGCTGGGTGAACCTGTTCGCTGACGGCGGACAGGTCGAGGACCCCGTCGGTTCGCGGCCGCACCGGGGAGCCGCCGAGATCGCCCAGTTCTACGACACTTTCATCGGCCCGCGCGACATCACGTTCCACCGCGACGTCGACATCGTGGCAGGCAGCACGGTGATCCGTGACCTTGAGCTCGAGGTCGCCATGGGTCCGGCCGACGGCGCCCCGGTCACCATGCGGATCCCGGCCTACCTGCGGTACGCGCTGCAACCCTCGCCGGAGCCCTCGTCGCGCGGACCACGGATCGCCGAGCTCCAGGCGTACTGGGAGTTGCCCGCGATGGTCGTCCGGTTCCTGCGTCACGGAACACGCGCGATCCCAGCGGGTCTGCAACTGGCGGGCGCTCTGTTGCGAAACCAGGGCCCGGTCGGCGCAGTGGGCTTCGCAGCAGGTTTCCGTGGTGTGGGCGCGCGACCGCCCAGTCAGGGTCGGCGCCGGTTCATCGGGCTGCTCGACGATCTGTGCGCGGGTGACGAGGTCTCGGTGCGGCGCAGGCTCGGCCGCGGCGCCCGCGTGGTGTCGGGCGAGGACACACCGTTGGGAGCCTCGAAGTTGACGGCTCTGACCGCCGGGGCCTCCTGGCGCAAGGTCATCGTGTCGGGATCGGCTGCAGTCGCCGGCCTCGACACCGAATCCGGGCGCAGCGTGCTGATCGCCGAACTCACCCCTGTGGCGATCCGGCGCGTGCGGTACTTCACCGACGACATCGGGAGCTGA